A DNA window from Azotosporobacter soli contains the following coding sequences:
- the pelF gene encoding GT4 family glycosyltransferase PelF, giving the protein MKICLIVEGSYPYVTGGVASWIQMLIQGMPEHEFVIYSIAAEAKERGRFQYKLPANLTEVRELFLDSILKLKTPQLNACSLSRQEIDCLSALIRSDGVLDLAKLLPIFRSARTRSALDIFMSFDFFDAIKEAYEEKYSDLPFTDFFWTIRSMLLPLFYLLQQDVPEADLYHSVATGYAGAVGSLASVLYEKPFILTEHGIYSREREEELLKATWVKEDFKDLWISYFYSLSRLTYERATAVYTLFEKNAEIERYLGCAPEKIRVIPNGIDVEKYAALAKKESGGPLTIGTIARVVPIKDLLTMLRSFALVQEQLPDARFLIVGPTDADPEYYQNCLELVENLNLSNIEFTGRQDVAPYLQEIDILVLSSISEGQPLVILEAFACATPCIATNVGACSELIYGAGDDLGKAGYIVPLLDYETMANAILRLASDQELRRQMGQNGFARAASLYTKDLLIQRYKKVYEENGMVLWQE; this is encoded by the coding sequence ATGAAAATTTGTCTGATTGTCGAAGGCAGTTACCCGTACGTGACCGGCGGCGTAGCCTCCTGGATTCAAATGCTGATCCAGGGCATGCCGGAACACGAATTCGTCATTTATTCGATCGCGGCGGAAGCAAAGGAGCGCGGGCGCTTTCAATATAAGCTGCCCGCCAATTTGACAGAAGTCCGCGAACTGTTCTTAGACAGCATTCTCAAACTGAAGACGCCGCAGTTGAACGCCTGCTCGCTGAGCCGCCAGGAGATCGACTGTTTATCGGCGCTGATTCGCAGCGACGGCGTCTTGGATCTGGCAAAGCTGCTGCCAATTTTTCGTTCCGCACGCACGCGTTCGGCGCTCGATATCTTTATGAGTTTCGATTTTTTTGACGCGATCAAAGAAGCGTACGAGGAAAAATACAGCGATTTGCCGTTCACCGATTTTTTCTGGACGATCCGCTCGATGCTGCTGCCGCTCTTTTACTTGTTGCAGCAGGACGTTCCCGAAGCCGATCTCTATCACAGCGTCGCAACCGGCTACGCCGGCGCAGTCGGCAGTCTCGCCTCCGTCTTATACGAAAAACCGTTCATCCTCACCGAACACGGCATTTATTCGCGTGAGCGCGAAGAGGAATTGTTGAAAGCGACCTGGGTAAAAGAAGACTTTAAAGACTTATGGATTTCCTATTTTTACAGCCTCTCGCGTTTGACCTATGAGCGGGCAACAGCGGTTTACACGCTGTTTGAAAAAAATGCGGAAATCGAACGCTATTTAGGCTGCGCGCCGGAAAAGATCCGAGTCATCCCCAACGGAATCGATGTGGAAAAATACGCGGCACTGGCAAAAAAAGAATCCGGCGGACCGCTGACGATCGGCACGATCGCGCGCGTCGTGCCGATCAAGGACCTCCTGACGATGCTGCGCAGTTTCGCGCTGGTACAAGAGCAGCTTCCGGATGCCCGCTTCCTGATCGTCGGCCCTACCGATGCCGACCCCGAATATTATCAAAACTGTCTGGAACTGGTCGAGAACCTAAACCTTTCGAACATCGAATTCACCGGCCGCCAGGACGTAGCGCCGTATCTGCAGGAAATCGACATTCTCGTGCTGAGCAGCATCAGTGAGGGGCAGCCGCTGGTAATCCTCGAAGCGTTCGCCTGCGCGACGCCCTGCATCGCGACCAATGTCGGCGCTTGCAGCGAACTTATTTATGGCGCTGGGGACGATTTGGGCAAAGCCGGTTATATCGTACCGCTGCTTGACTATGAGACGATGGCCAACGCCATCCTCCGCTTGGCCTCGGACCAGGAACTGCGCAGGCAAATGGGGCAAAACGGCTTTGCGCGCGCAGCCAGCCTCTACACCAAGGATCTGCTGATTCAACGTTATAAAAAAGTTTATGAAGAAAATGGGATGGTACTATGGCAGGAATAG
- the pelG gene encoding exopolysaccharide Pel transporter PelG: MAGIGFELKKLFNKTSTVGYLMASFYTAIVTLGPFMLATLMILAIQQLMTLMDASYYSRQLYLGSIVYPFIFSQIVSSGFSMLITRYVADRLFNEQYEEIIPSLFGILALALALGAVPALLFLWNSPLPLLLKVLTYLLYMELIIVWIQGVYLSALKDYLKIIFSYAAGTATAVFLAFAALYLLPDQDSMLLGILFAVCSGVFVILALLLFYILQFFPLRGGHYFAFLHYFDDHTRLFVTNFCYTLGIYTANFFLWRSDAAQIVAGTYRFSPTYDVATFYAFLSIMPTMAAFVVSAELVFYDKYRVYFSAITGKGNYQEIETARQDMLQTMWSEIRNLFEFQLVFSLLFLALGDFLLPGIGITHESIDIYNILILGSFAIGMAQIIQIILLYFDARREALLISLLFFTSNFALNLIGLHLPTNLQGFPFFLSSMLTVSVSIYLLHSYAKRLDYFVFSSQPMFTQTLPGLLQRVCRALGANLSGNSNR, encoded by the coding sequence ATGGCAGGAATAGGCTTTGAATTAAAGAAACTCTTTAACAAGACCAGTACCGTTGGCTATCTGATGGCCAGCTTTTACACGGCGATCGTCACGCTAGGGCCGTTCATGCTGGCCACGCTGATGATCCTGGCGATCCAGCAACTGATGACGCTGATGGATGCCTCTTACTACAGCAGACAACTCTATCTCGGTTCCATCGTCTATCCGTTCATCTTCTCGCAGATCGTCTCGAGCGGCTTTTCGATGCTGATCACCCGTTATGTCGCCGACCGTCTCTTCAATGAACAGTATGAAGAGATCATCCCCTCGCTCTTCGGCATCCTCGCTCTTGCCCTCGCGCTCGGCGCTGTGCCGGCTCTGCTTTTTCTTTGGAATTCGCCGCTGCCGTTGCTGCTCAAAGTCCTTACCTATCTTTTATATATGGAACTGATCATCGTCTGGATTCAGGGCGTCTATCTATCGGCCTTAAAGGATTATCTCAAGATCATCTTTTCCTATGCCGCCGGTACCGCAACCGCCGTTTTCCTTGCCTTCGCCGCCTTATACCTGCTGCCGGATCAGGACAGCATGCTGCTCGGCATACTGTTTGCCGTCTGCAGCGGCGTTTTTGTCATTCTCGCGCTGCTGCTCTTTTACATCTTGCAGTTTTTTCCGTTACGCGGCGGCCATTATTTTGCCTTCCTGCATTATTTTGACGATCACACCCGTCTTTTCGTGACGAATTTCTGCTACACGCTCGGCATTTACACCGCCAACTTTTTCTTGTGGCGAAGCGACGCGGCGCAAATCGTCGCGGGTACGTATCGTTTTTCGCCGACCTATGACGTGGCGACATTCTACGCCTTTCTTTCGATCATGCCGACGATGGCGGCCTTTGTCGTCTCCGCCGAACTTGTCTTTTACGATAAATACAGGGTGTATTTCAGCGCCATCACCGGCAAAGGAAATTATCAGGAAATCGAGACAGCCCGCCAGGATATGCTGCAGACGATGTGGTCGGAAATCCGCAACCTGTTTGAATTTCAGTTGGTCTTCTCGCTTCTCTTTCTGGCGCTGGGCGATTTTTTGTTACCCGGCATCGGCATCACGCACGAGTCGATCGACATTTATAATATCCTCATCCTTGGTTCCTTTGCGATCGGCATGGCGCAAATCATCCAGATCATCCTGCTTTATTTTGATGCGCGTCGCGAGGCCTTGCTCATTTCTCTTTTGTTTTTCACCAGTAACTTCGCACTCAATCTGATCGGCCTTCATCTGCCAACGAATCTGCAAGGTTTTCCCTTTTTCCTCTCCAGCATGCTGACCGTGTCCGTTTCGATCTATCTGCTTCATTCCTATGCCAAACGCCTCGATTATTTCGTCTTCAGTTCGCAGCCGATGTTCACACAGACCCTGCCCGGACTACTGCAGCGCGTTTGTCGCGCTCTCGGCGCAAATTTATCCGGCAACTCGAATCGATAA
- a CDS encoding DUF2194 domain-containing protein codes for MPHRNMFLVLLLVFSLGLFFQYNRSDGFLRLFSNQNTQLLSGQAKEEPPLASSLPRERYLIVYDPADPDSLRLGANVEQTLKSLKKDYLIQSARQSLPEPFPAVNGIILVSGDLEATVDFDRFRAQVDSGLTLYLLTTPVLNDKLLAVQTELGIAAVSPAANAPGGRLLDNLLLGGKDFSLPGGVFDNSSLGVQLTPEATAHMLALDNTPLVWERAAGRGHYVVFNGSTLSGKQQRGLLTGLLSLGQPLFAYPVVASKTMCIDDFPAPIPEGKHAKIYDEYRLSTPEFFRQIWWPDMLSLAAKYDIRYTGLIIETYNTQQSAPFAPEQDGQLMRNNLILYGRELLKSGGELGVHGYNHQPLITDFNPQYSDYTPWPDKASMAASLSEVRRYVKEAYPEYQLKTYVPPSNMLSPEGRQALTEALPDLAIIASVSIGDPGLRNTYYQDYKRAADGILEMPRLSSDYNRHPDEDWAILNGITYMGVFSHFVHPDNIFYPENEQRSWRDMYEGLDSLLKMVQKKYAWLRSCTLSQSGEYFSDYLALDYRLVPSDDGLDIYCWGFRQDACFVLRSAKKIRSASGCSYQRIDEQSYLITLQATQAHLAF; via the coding sequence ATGCCTCATAGGAATATGTTTCTTGTTCTCTTGCTGGTCTTTTCGCTCGGTCTCTTCTTCCAATACAATCGCAGCGACGGATTTCTCCGTCTCTTCAGCAATCAGAACACGCAGCTCTTGAGCGGCCAGGCCAAAGAAGAACCGCCGCTCGCGTCCTCTTTGCCGCGCGAGCGCTATCTGATTGTGTACGACCCTGCCGACCCGGACAGCCTCCGCTTGGGCGCCAATGTGGAGCAAACCTTGAAAAGTCTAAAAAAAGACTACCTCATCCAATCCGCACGCCAGTCTTTGCCGGAACCCTTTCCCGCGGTCAACGGCATCATTCTTGTCAGCGGCGATTTGGAAGCGACCGTTGACTTCGATCGCTTTCGCGCGCAGGTTGATTCCGGTCTGACGCTGTATCTTCTGACGACGCCGGTCTTAAACGACAAGCTCCTTGCCGTACAGACGGAGCTCGGCATCGCTGCCGTCTCCCCCGCGGCCAACGCACCGGGCGGCAGACTGCTCGACAATCTTCTGCTCGGCGGCAAAGATTTCTCTTTGCCGGGCGGCGTCTTCGACAACAGCTCGCTCGGCGTTCAGTTGACGCCGGAAGCGACCGCGCACATGCTTGCGCTTGACAATACGCCGCTCGTTTGGGAGCGCGCTGCCGGTCGCGGCCATTATGTCGTCTTTAACGGCAGCACACTCTCCGGCAAACAGCAGCGCGGTCTGCTGACCGGCCTGCTCTCGCTCGGCCAGCCGCTTTTCGCCTATCCGGTCGTCGCAAGCAAGACCATGTGCATCGATGACTTTCCCGCGCCGATTCCGGAAGGAAAGCACGCCAAGATCTATGACGAGTACCGTCTTTCGACGCCCGAGTTCTTCCGTCAGATCTGGTGGCCCGACATGCTGAGTCTCGCGGCGAAATATGATATCCGTTACACCGGTCTGATCATCGAGACTTACAACACGCAGCAGAGCGCGCCGTTCGCACCGGAGCAGGACGGCCAGCTGATGCGCAACAACCTGATCCTCTACGGGCGCGAGCTCTTGAAAAGCGGCGGCGAACTCGGCGTGCACGGTTACAACCACCAGCCGCTGATCACAGACTTCAACCCGCAGTATTCTGACTACACGCCGTGGCCCGACAAAGCGTCGATGGCGGCAAGCCTGAGCGAAGTCCGGCGCTACGTGAAAGAAGCGTATCCTGAATACCAGCTCAAGACCTACGTACCGCCCTCGAATATGCTGAGTCCCGAGGGACGCCAAGCACTGACCGAAGCGCTGCCCGACCTTGCGATCATCGCTTCGGTCTCGATCGGCGATCCGGGTCTGCGCAACACCTATTACCAGGATTATAAGCGCGCGGCCGACGGCATCCTCGAGATGCCGCGCCTCAGCTCCGACTACAACCGCCATCCGGACGAGGATTGGGCAATTCTGAACGGCATCACGTATATGGGCGTCTTCTCACATTTCGTCCATCCCGACAATATCTTCTATCCCGAAAATGAACAGCGCAGCTGGCGCGATATGTACGAAGGCCTCGATTCGCTGCTAAAGATGGTACAGAAGAAATACGCCTGGCTGCGCAGCTGCACGCTGTCGCAAAGCGGCGAATACTTCAGCGACTATCTCGCGCTCGACTATCGCCTCGTCCCGAGCGATGACGGCCTCGACATCTATTGCTGGGGCTTTCGCCAGGATGCCTGCTTTGTCTTGCGCAGCGCGAAGAAAATCCGCAGCGCCAGCGGCTGTTCTTATCAACGGATCGATGAGCAAAGTTATCTGATTACTTTGCAAGCCACGCAAGCCCATCTCGCGTTTTAA